One Paraburkholderia agricolaris genomic region harbors:
- the mprF gene encoding bifunctional lysylphosphatidylglycerol flippase/synthetase MprF produces the protein MFDRVSRVLGKRSILSPVLALVICGLLLVVLQHLSQAVDYRSVVRQLRHLTAGEWAAALGATALSYVALVGRDAVGLRYLGAVVPRAALWIGATAGSALGNVTGFGALTGGAVRARVYGVSNVTPAQIGRMTVFTSVSLALALVLMTALGMVCLANPLAAMLHLPPLTLRWSGAAVLAVLGLATAACRRETRPVRTRWQWLSFDIPARRDLLAQVALGVLDVVAAGLALWALLPHADVSFVTFITVYAAAMLLGLIGHTPGGVGVFEAAMVFTLNGSVQTHQMVAALLAYRAIYFGVPLIVSAALLAGFEGRALKSRFSLQHAAAASKLAPLFLSLVTFVVGSMLVISSATPAFWHRIRILRDVLPLWVLESSQMLCSVLGVLLLFVARGLLRRLDAAWWMTLLLAVLSLALSLTKGLAFVEAGVLGMLIALLLSTRRRFNRHSSLFAERFTMSWLVSVAMVLALAVWVMLFAFRDVPYTRDLWWQFAFDERAPRALRATLAASLFAATFAFWQLLRPAAGRFVMPPAQDLQDAARIVRAQERSDAGLALMGDKSFLFSESRQAFLMYAKNGRTWAALHDPVGPREEWAGLISKFVALAHTHGGRAAFYQVRANALPLYLDAGLTLMKLGEEAHVVLDDFDLKGSHRAHLRYALKRGERDGFAVEVIDQADVPASLETLREISDGWLDSRDAREKSFSVAAFTDEYLAAQSVMLVRQNGEPVAFVTYMTTDLNTEATVGVMRHVESASPYAMEYLFTQLALHLKQAGFRSLSLGIAPLSGMQPTPLASRWHRLAGIVWRFGGRFYNFRGLRAFKSKFQPHWEPRYLAASGSMSVFFTLADLSLLAGGRRS, from the coding sequence ATGTTCGACCGAGTGTCCCGCGTGCTTGGCAAGCGGAGCATCCTCTCGCCCGTGCTCGCACTCGTCATTTGCGGGCTGCTGCTGGTCGTGCTGCAACATCTCTCGCAAGCAGTCGACTATCGCTCGGTCGTGCGCCAGCTCCGTCACCTGACGGCGGGCGAATGGGCCGCGGCGCTGGGCGCGACCGCGCTCAGCTACGTCGCGCTGGTCGGACGCGACGCGGTCGGCTTGCGCTACCTCGGCGCCGTGGTGCCGCGCGCGGCGCTGTGGATCGGCGCGACCGCGGGCTCCGCGCTTGGCAATGTCACCGGCTTTGGCGCATTGACGGGCGGCGCCGTGCGTGCGCGCGTCTATGGGGTGTCGAACGTCACTCCCGCGCAAATCGGCCGCATGACCGTGTTCACGAGCGTCTCGCTGGCGCTCGCGCTGGTGCTGATGACGGCGCTCGGCATGGTGTGCCTCGCCAACCCGCTCGCGGCGATGCTGCATCTTCCGCCGCTTACGCTGCGTTGGAGCGGCGCCGCGGTGCTTGCCGTGCTCGGACTCGCGACGGCCGCCTGCCGCCGCGAAACGCGCCCGGTCCGCACGCGCTGGCAGTGGCTGTCGTTCGATATCCCGGCGCGCCGCGATCTGCTCGCCCAAGTGGCCCTCGGCGTACTCGACGTGGTGGCCGCGGGCCTCGCGCTGTGGGCGCTGCTACCGCATGCGGATGTCAGCTTCGTGACCTTCATCACCGTCTATGCCGCCGCGATGCTGCTCGGCCTGATCGGCCACACGCCCGGCGGCGTTGGCGTGTTTGAAGCCGCCATGGTGTTCACGCTGAACGGCAGCGTGCAAACGCATCAGATGGTCGCGGCGCTGCTCGCCTATCGCGCAATTTACTTCGGTGTCCCGCTGATCGTCTCGGCGGCGCTGCTTGCCGGTTTCGAAGGCCGCGCGTTGAAAAGCCGTTTTTCGCTGCAGCATGCGGCGGCCGCGTCGAAACTCGCACCGCTGTTTCTGAGCCTCGTGACGTTTGTGGTCGGCAGCATGCTGGTGATTTCCAGCGCCACGCCCGCGTTCTGGCACCGCATCCGGATTCTGCGCGACGTGCTGCCGCTGTGGGTGCTCGAAAGCTCGCAGATGCTGTGCAGCGTGCTCGGCGTGCTGCTGCTGTTCGTCGCGCGCGGCTTGCTGCGGCGTCTGGATGCCGCGTGGTGGATGACGTTGCTGCTGGCGGTGTTGAGCCTCGCGCTGTCGTTGACCAAAGGACTTGCGTTTGTGGAAGCGGGCGTGCTCGGTATGCTGATCGCGCTGCTGCTGTCTACCCGTCGCCGCTTCAATCGTCATTCGTCGCTGTTCGCCGAACGCTTTACGATGAGCTGGCTGGTGTCGGTGGCGATGGTGCTCGCGCTCGCGGTGTGGGTGATGCTGTTTGCGTTCCGCGACGTGCCCTATACGCGCGACCTGTGGTGGCAATTCGCTTTCGACGAACGCGCCCCGCGTGCGCTGCGTGCGACGCTGGCCGCCAGCCTGTTCGCCGCGACGTTCGCGTTCTGGCAGTTGCTGCGTCCCGCGGCCGGCCGTTTCGTCATGCCCCCGGCGCAAGATCTGCAGGATGCGGCGCGTATTGTGCGGGCGCAGGAGCGCAGCGACGCCGGTCTCGCGCTGATGGGCGACAAGAGCTTCCTCTTTTCCGAATCGCGCCAGGCGTTCCTGATGTACGCGAAAAATGGCCGCACGTGGGCCGCGCTTCACGATCCGGTCGGTCCGCGCGAGGAGTGGGCCGGCTTGATCAGCAAGTTTGTCGCGCTTGCACACACACATGGCGGCCGCGCCGCGTTCTATCAGGTGCGCGCCAACGCGTTGCCGCTTTACCTCGACGCCGGCCTCACGCTGATGAAACTGGGCGAAGAGGCTCACGTGGTGCTCGACGATTTCGACCTGAAGGGCTCGCATCGTGCGCATTTGCGCTATGCGCTCAAGCGTGGCGAGCGTGACGGTTTTGCCGTCGAAGTGATCGATCAGGCCGACGTGCCGGCGTCGCTCGAAACGCTGCGCGAGATTTCCGACGGCTGGCTCGACAGCCGCGACGCGCGCGAAAAGAGCTTCTCCGTAGCCGCGTTTACCGACGAATACCTCGCCGCGCAATCCGTGATGCTGGTGCGCCAGAACGGCGAACCGGTGGCTTTCGTGACCTACATGACGACCGATCTGAACACCGAGGCGACGGTCGGCGTGATGCGCCACGTGGAAAGCGCGTCGCCGTATGCGATGGAGTATCTGTTCACCCAACTGGCGCTGCATCTGAAGCAGGCGGGTTTCCGTTCGCTCAGTCTCGGCATCGCGCCGCTCTCTGGCATGCAGCCGACGCCACTCGCGTCGCGCTGGCATCGGCTGGCGGGCATCGTGTGGCGCTTCGGCGGCCGCTTCTATAACTTCCGCGGACTGCGAGCTTTCAAGAGCAAGTTCCAGCCGCATTGGGAGCCGCGCTATCTCGCGGCGTCGGGTTCGATGAGCGTGTTCTTCACGCTCGCGGACCTGTCATTGCTGGCAGGAGGCCGGCGTTCATGA
- a CDS encoding virulence factor family protein, with protein sequence MTLQSFFRRAIAASLVAGSTAACAATTTTTATVPGGRYGDVTVTQPAGPLRGLVVLYSPASGWSAADQQTADALAKAGAMTVGVDTARYAANLSEKKETCHQLVGDAEALSHQLERQSQSSRYFAPIVAGTGQGATLAMHVLEQAPSNTVAGAVSVDAERNLDPRFQPCPPDPTIIRDKVPGFVEKATPGNGDRTQLVALVTRHLQTTSASDDDVSDLPLIELPAAHPNGLMAIVISGDGGWRDLDKTISLALQRDGVSVVGIDSLRYFWSEKTPAQTSRDLARVMQTYGARWHAEHIALVGYSFGADVMPFAYNRLPEALRAKVSLIALLGFAPDADFQIRVGGWLGMPASDKALKVQPELTRVPPAIVQCFYGEEEKDTLCPALALTGVTVIRTSGDHHFGRDYNALERRILDAFKKQSGVR encoded by the coding sequence ATGACATTGCAATCGTTTTTCAGGCGCGCCATTGCGGCGAGCCTCGTTGCTGGCAGCACCGCTGCTTGCGCCGCAACCACCACCACTACCGCCACCGTGCCCGGCGGCCGTTATGGCGACGTAACGGTGACGCAGCCGGCCGGCCCCTTGCGCGGTCTGGTGGTGCTGTACTCGCCGGCTAGCGGCTGGAGTGCCGCCGACCAGCAAACCGCCGATGCGCTCGCCAAGGCAGGCGCGATGACCGTCGGCGTGGATACGGCGCGCTATGCGGCCAATCTGAGCGAGAAAAAAGAAACCTGTCATCAACTGGTGGGCGATGCTGAAGCGCTGAGCCATCAACTCGAACGGCAATCGCAATCGAGCCGCTATTTCGCGCCGATCGTCGCCGGTACGGGGCAGGGCGCGACGCTGGCGATGCATGTGCTGGAACAGGCGCCGTCGAATACGGTGGCCGGCGCGGTTTCGGTGGACGCCGAGCGCAATCTGGATCCGCGCTTTCAACCGTGCCCGCCGGACCCGACGATCATCCGCGACAAAGTACCGGGCTTCGTCGAAAAGGCGACGCCTGGCAACGGCGATCGCACGCAACTCGTAGCGTTGGTGACGCGGCATTTGCAGACGACCTCGGCGAGCGATGACGACGTCTCCGATCTGCCGCTGATCGAATTGCCGGCGGCGCATCCGAATGGCTTGATGGCGATTGTGATTTCCGGCGACGGCGGTTGGCGCGATCTCGACAAGACCATCTCGCTCGCGTTGCAGAGAGACGGCGTTTCAGTGGTTGGCATCGACAGTCTGCGTTACTTCTGGAGCGAGAAAACCCCGGCGCAGACGAGCCGCGATCTCGCGCGCGTGATGCAAACCTACGGCGCGCGCTGGCATGCGGAGCATATTGCGCTCGTCGGCTATTCGTTTGGCGCCGACGTGATGCCGTTCGCCTATAACCGCTTGCCCGAGGCGCTGCGCGCGAAAGTGTCGCTGATTGCGCTGCTGGGCTTTGCGCCCGACGCCGATTTCCAGATCCGTGTGGGCGGCTGGCTCGGTATGCCGGCAAGCGACAAGGCCTTGAAGGTGCAGCCCGAACTGACGCGTGTGCCGCCTGCGATCGTGCAATGCTTCTACGGTGAAGAAGAGAAGGACACCTTGTGTCCGGCGCTGGCCCTTACCGGCGTCACGGTGATTCGCACGTCGGGCGATCATCACTTTGGGCGCGACTACAACGCGCTGGAACGGCGCATTCTGGACGCCTTCAAGAAACAAAGCGGCGTGCGGTGA